Proteins from a genomic interval of Bradyrhizobium sp. CCBAU 53340:
- a CDS encoding glycosyltransferase family 2 protein, with product MKTISVITPCYNEELNVRDCYEAIRQIFDNDLKGYQREHIFCDNASDDRTVEILREIAARDPSVKVIVNARNFGPLRNTYNGVMASTGDAVLLFMPADLQDPPELLPQFVKLWEAGNEIVYGIRAVREEGRLMRGLRDAYYRVLTRFSELQVPPGVGDFQLVDRRVVEAMRHVRDAYPFMRMMTFECGGRMVGVPYTWRERKKGFSKNRASALIDQGLNGLVSFTTAPVRFGLFAGFLISAVSIAYAVVNFIIGLVLYQKLAEPGILTLIVAMFFFGGVQLFFMGMIGEYVLAIYGQVREKPVVFERERVNFDPPSS from the coding sequence GTGAAAACAATCAGCGTTATCACGCCCTGCTACAATGAAGAGCTGAATGTACGGGATTGCTACGAGGCAATCCGACAGATCTTCGACAACGACCTCAAGGGCTATCAGCGCGAACACATCTTCTGCGACAACGCCTCGGACGATCGCACCGTGGAAATCCTGCGCGAGATCGCCGCACGAGATCCCTCGGTGAAGGTCATCGTCAACGCCCGCAATTTCGGGCCGCTACGCAATACCTATAACGGGGTGATGGCGAGCACGGGCGATGCCGTGCTGCTGTTCATGCCTGCGGATCTCCAGGACCCGCCCGAGCTGCTGCCGCAATTCGTCAAGCTGTGGGAGGCGGGCAACGAGATCGTCTACGGCATCCGCGCCGTCCGGGAAGAAGGCCGCCTGATGCGTGGGCTCCGTGACGCGTATTATCGCGTGCTGACCCGCTTCTCCGAGCTCCAGGTGCCACCAGGCGTCGGCGACTTCCAACTCGTCGACAGGCGCGTCGTCGAAGCCATGCGGCACGTCCGCGACGCCTACCCCTTCATGCGGATGATGACGTTCGAGTGCGGCGGCCGCATGGTCGGCGTGCCCTACACCTGGCGTGAGCGCAAGAAGGGCTTTTCGAAGAACCGCGCCAGCGCGCTGATCGACCAGGGCCTCAACGGGCTGGTGTCCTTCACCACGGCGCCTGTCCGCTTCGGCCTGTTCGCGGGCTTCCTGATCTCGGCGGTGAGCATCGCCTACGCGGTCGTCAACTTCATCATCGGCCTCGTGCTCTATCAGAAGCTCGCCGAACCCGGCATTCTCACCTTGATCGTCGCCATGTTCTTCTTCGGCGGCGTACAATTGTTCTTCATGGGCATGATCGGCGAATACGTGCTCGCGATCTACGGACAGGTGCGCGAGAAGCCCGTGGTGTTTGAACGCGAGCGCGTCAATTTCGACCCGCCCTCATCCTAG